One segment of Tamlana crocina DNA contains the following:
- a CDS encoding sigma-70 family RNA polymerase sigma factor — MGKTLYLLSQSQLLRAIKTNDTSVLKQFYVANYPKVETLVLKNSGTIEHAKDIYQEAFILVWANVNNGKFVPQNETALQGYLYQIAKNKWTDVLRSKSYKNSKSLDNITLRVLRDEEDDNEPKNTKLEMTMEAFKNLGQPCKQLLKTFYFEKKSLRDIASELNIEESTARNKKYRCMEKLRTMVLASKNT; from the coding sequence ATGGGGAAAACACTATACTTATTAAGTCAGTCGCAGCTACTACGAGCCATAAAAACAAACGACACCAGCGTGTTAAAACAGTTTTATGTAGCCAATTACCCAAAGGTTGAAACCTTGGTTTTAAAAAACAGCGGCACCATAGAGCATGCCAAAGACATTTACCAAGAGGCCTTTATTTTGGTGTGGGCCAACGTTAACAACGGAAAATTTGTTCCGCAGAACGAAACCGCTTTACAAGGTTATCTGTATCAAATTGCAAAAAATAAATGGACAGATGTATTAAGATCCAAAAGCTATAAAAATTCCAAATCGCTCGACAATATTACGTTAAGAGTGTTGAGGGATGAAGAAGATGACAACGAACCCAAAAACACCAAACTGGAAATGACCATGGAAGCCTTTAAAAACTTAGGCCAACCCTGCAAACAACTTTTAAAGACCTTTTATTTTGAAAAGAAGTCCTTGCGCGATATCGCTTCAGAATTAAACATTGAAGAGAGCACCGCTAGGAACAAAAAATACCGCTGCATGGAAAAATTGCGCACCATGGTTTTGGCCTCAAAAAACACATAA
- a CDS encoding CHAT domain-containing protein, which yields MGRLFPYYKQIVFLVLFTFTLKTHAQNDSISGIKYIQNLIEQDSLFKAKKELKSQLDVYRSEKNTDSLLKYIFLVGSLKLANNNHDLAIKNAEAFGKELKAYNSPYVNKEFSLELAWIYDDAGLTQKAYNITEQALKIAQNIKNPKKASLSAIHHNLGYLASNLGDYALAKKQYAKSIKIMLNSKSKDYLSLHQTYNALGGMMWYSAKLDSSRFYFEKATKMLDSLEQTPENKYYRKALVQMNIAVINHALGHIEEAIESSKQVIHNFQNYLNVSNDESGKLRTLKHQLVAIDNLGSFYHSIGEFERADQLISYSYQKKLKNLAPDDNNLTISLIISAQSKIGLRDFNAANKLIDQAIERIKNSKNTMFFWKASALSTKASISHELGDNENAKQFYDEAYTLYKTSLGKNDYTRDFLDEIINMSQFYADINNANKAITLAEESYSFIKSSDFKSSIQEFHHIVNLSEVHFKLKQYQKAATYSNEAITFLDKPYFTTNGFKDSVQIQYRKPKAFLINAKSKFLLNDTPTETDLKVLLEEINSGIDILEQRKSIIKSYDDLSLLISENNELFNFSKQLLLDLFNLTKNETYLNRLLTIHESSLYNRIRSRLNLKNNLAFANLPNTVLEREKHLLNTLSSSIENNDGSFKHFFQANANWNTFLDSLKENYPKYYKMRYASIEEPLDNLNQNIPNNTTVVRYFYIEKKLYSLVFTSNGKKIFLLDDTKIAEEITQLSENELDFEKTSQKLHQLYTKLWQPLEASITTENVVIIPDGVLFNLSFESLTPTPVTSLDGLTNNCLLKKYIISYNYSLLLLGKNKITVDYQNDFVAFAPEFTEDMKKQYSIGITDSVSVDKTYLSLLPQPFSVDLAKEYSRLFNGTSFINENASKQVFKNEANEHKIIHIGTHAESNNITPELSRLIFAKNNMDEDNSLYTYEIYNENLNSNLAILTACETGKPTYQAGEGMISLAHAFNYAGSESILTSLWKIDEKTSTEIIELFYRNIKKGMAKDKALQQAKLKYLTTAHGRTKAPNYWAGLVLIGDASPIHFTPYLNVLYWVLGGAILLIVALLLLKRLRRKAESA from the coding sequence ATGGGCAGGTTATTTCCATATTACAAACAAATCGTTTTTCTGGTTCTTTTCACTTTCACCTTAAAAACCCATGCCCAAAACGATTCCATTTCTGGCATCAAATACATTCAAAACCTCATTGAACAAGATTCACTGTTCAAGGCCAAAAAAGAATTAAAATCGCAACTGGATGTTTACCGATCCGAAAAAAACACAGATAGTTTATTAAAGTATATTTTTTTGGTGGGCAGCTTAAAATTGGCCAACAACAATCACGACTTAGCCATAAAAAATGCTGAAGCCTTCGGAAAGGAACTCAAGGCTTATAATAGTCCTTATGTAAACAAGGAATTTTCACTCGAACTTGCTTGGATTTACGATGATGCCGGACTTACACAAAAAGCCTATAACATCACTGAACAGGCTTTGAAAATTGCACAAAATATCAAAAACCCCAAAAAGGCATCCCTAAGCGCCATACACCATAACTTAGGGTACTTGGCTTCAAATTTGGGCGATTACGCGTTAGCCAAAAAACAATATGCCAAATCGATAAAAATCATGCTGAATTCAAAAAGCAAAGATTATTTATCGCTGCACCAAACTTATAATGCTCTTGGTGGCATGATGTGGTATTCGGCAAAACTAGATAGTAGTCGATTTTATTTCGAAAAGGCGACAAAAATGCTCGATAGTTTGGAGCAAACTCCCGAAAATAAATATTATAGGAAAGCTTTGGTGCAAATGAACATAGCCGTTATCAATCATGCTTTGGGGCACATTGAAGAAGCTATTGAATCTTCAAAACAGGTAATCCATAACTTTCAAAATTATTTAAATGTCTCTAATGATGAATCTGGTAAGCTTCGTACGCTTAAGCATCAATTGGTAGCCATCGACAATTTAGGCTCCTTTTACCATTCCATTGGCGAGTTTGAACGGGCCGACCAATTGATCTCATATTCTTATCAAAAAAAGTTAAAAAACCTGGCTCCTGATGATAATAACTTAACCATTTCACTTATCATTTCGGCGCAATCTAAAATCGGACTTAGGGATTTCAACGCCGCGAATAAATTGATAGACCAAGCCATTGAAAGGATAAAAAATAGCAAAAACACCATGTTTTTCTGGAAAGCTAGTGCCCTATCTACAAAAGCTTCCATTAGTCACGAATTGGGCGATAACGAAAATGCCAAACAATTTTACGATGAAGCCTATACACTTTACAAAACATCACTTGGCAAAAACGATTACACCCGCGATTTTCTTGATGAGATTATCAACATGTCTCAATTTTATGCAGACATCAACAATGCAAATAAGGCTATTACTTTGGCTGAAGAAAGCTATAGTTTTATAAAATCGAGCGACTTTAAAAGCAGCATCCAAGAATTTCATCATATTGTCAATTTGAGCGAAGTTCACTTTAAATTGAAGCAATACCAAAAAGCAGCAACCTACAGCAACGAGGCCATTACTTTTCTCGACAAACCATACTTTACCACCAATGGCTTTAAGGATTCGGTGCAGATTCAATACCGCAAACCCAAAGCGTTTTTAATCAATGCCAAATCAAAGTTCCTATTAAACGATACCCCCACTGAAACCGATTTAAAAGTACTTTTAGAAGAAATTAATTCGGGAATTGACATTTTAGAACAACGGAAATCCATTATCAAGTCTTATGACGATTTAAGTTTACTCATTTCGGAAAATAACGAGCTCTTCAATTTTTCAAAGCAATTGCTTTTAGATTTGTTCAACCTTACTAAAAATGAAACCTATTTAAACCGACTGCTCACCATCCACGAGTCGAGTCTTTACAACCGTATTAGGTCGCGACTAAACCTAAAAAACAATTTGGCTTTTGCCAACCTTCCCAATACTGTTTTGGAACGCGAAAAACACCTCCTTAATACACTTAGCAGTTCCATTGAGAATAACGATGGTAGCTTTAAACATTTTTTTCAAGCCAATGCTAACTGGAATACTTTTTTGGATTCCTTAAAAGAAAACTACCCCAAATACTATAAAATGCGCTATGCCAGTATTGAAGAACCACTGGACAACCTAAACCAAAATATCCCCAACAACACGACGGTAGTTCGCTACTTTTACATAGAAAAAAAGTTGTATTCCTTGGTTTTTACATCAAACGGAAAAAAAATATTTCTACTCGACGATACTAAAATTGCCGAAGAGATTACTCAACTCTCTGAAAACGAATTGGATTTTGAAAAAACCAGCCAAAAACTCCATCAATTATACACCAAATTGTGGCAGCCATTGGAAGCCAGTATCACCACCGAAAATGTGGTTATTATTCCAGATGGTGTACTTTTTAACCTCAGTTTTGAAAGTTTAACTCCAACACCCGTAACTTCTTTAGATGGATTAACGAACAACTGTTTGCTAAAAAAATACATTATTTCGTATAATTACAGCTTGCTACTGTTGGGCAAAAACAAAATTACTGTTGATTACCAAAACGATTTTGTAGCCTTTGCCCCAGAGTTTACCGAAGACATGAAAAAACAGTACAGCATTGGCATAACCGATTCGGTTTCGGTAGATAAAACCTACCTCTCCCTATTGCCTCAACCCTTTAGCGTCGATTTAGCAAAAGAATATTCCAGGCTTTTTAATGGCACCTCTTTTATTAATGAAAATGCCTCCAAACAGGTTTTTAAAAATGAAGCCAACGAGCATAAAATTATACACATTGGAACCCACGCCGAATCGAATAACATCACTCCGGAGCTATCACGATTAATTTTTGCCAAAAACAATATGGATGAAGACAACTCACTCTACACCTATGAAATTTATAACGAAAATCTAAATTCAAACCTAGCCATTTTAACGGCCTGCGAAACAGGAAAACCAACCTACCAAGCGGGCGAAGGCATGATATCTTTGGCGCACGCCTTTAATTATGCCGGAAGCGAAAGCATTTTAACTAGCCTTTGGAAAATTGATGAAAAAACGAGTACCGAAATCATCGAACTATTCTACAGAAACATAAAAAAGGGGATGGCAAAAGACAAAGCCTTGCAGCAAGCCAAACTCAAGTACCTAACTACTGCCCATGGACGGACTAAAGCGCCGAATTATTGGGCAGGACTCGTGCTCATTGGAGATGCCAGCCCCATTCATTTCACACCTTATTTAAACGTTTTGTACTGGGTTTTAGGGGGAGCCATACTTCTCATTGTTGCTTTACTTTTGCTTAAACGCTTGAGAAGAAAAGCCGAGTCTGCTTAA
- a CDS encoding DASS family sodium-coupled anion symporter: protein MKTHPISKRLGLLFGPLLFIIIQFFTPEIISTQANSVIAMACWMICWWITEAVSISVTALLPLFIFPLFKVMPMDEVGANYGSPIVFLFFGGFVLALALEKVNLHKRIALNIIKRTGTSPNRVVLGFMIATGFMSMWISNTASTVVMLPIAMSVIKLLIDDADGFTKNDKNFALSVMLGIAFSANAGGIATVIGTPPNSVLIGLLENEYNIEISFVKWMVMGLPFSIILIAIIYWVLVKWMFPNHDMEFKASKQFIDTELKKLGKTSKKERHVLIIFACIVFLWIFRSLINSLLPALALSDTIISVLGAIALFAIPFNLKTGNFVLQWNDTEKLAWGILILFGGGLALANGMSATGIVDVVATAISNSNISVLLMASALIFLMLFMTELMSNVALTAVLAPVVAGIALGLNIPILHLLIPVTIASSCAFMLPMATPPNAIVFASGHVKVSQMARVGIVLNIISVLLLITLFNFVLPLIF, encoded by the coding sequence ATGAAAACACACCCTATATCTAAAAGACTCGGACTTTTGTTTGGTCCTTTGTTGTTTATAATCATACAATTTTTCACGCCCGAAATCATTTCTACGCAAGCCAATTCGGTGATTGCCATGGCCTGTTGGATGATTTGTTGGTGGATTACCGAAGCCGTTTCCATTTCGGTAACTGCCCTATTGCCACTTTTTATTTTTCCGTTGTTTAAGGTGATGCCCATGGACGAGGTTGGCGCCAACTACGGCAGCCCCATTGTGTTTCTTTTCTTTGGCGGATTTGTTTTAGCCTTGGCGCTCGAAAAAGTGAACCTACACAAACGGATTGCCTTAAACATCATAAAACGAACGGGCACCTCACCCAATCGGGTTGTTTTGGGCTTTATGATAGCCACCGGATTTATGAGCATGTGGATAAGCAACACCGCCAGTACCGTTGTGATGCTGCCCATAGCCATGTCGGTTATTAAACTACTCATTGATGATGCCGACGGATTCACAAAAAATGATAAAAATTTTGCCCTTAGCGTGATGCTCGGTATTGCGTTTTCGGCCAATGCAGGAGGTATTGCTACCGTGATTGGCACACCACCCAATTCGGTATTGATTGGGTTATTGGAAAACGAATACAACATTGAGATATCCTTTGTAAAATGGATGGTTATGGGGCTTCCGTTTTCCATCATTTTAATAGCTATTATTTATTGGGTTTTAGTTAAATGGATGTTCCCAAACCACGACATGGAATTTAAAGCCTCAAAACAATTTATTGATACCGAACTGAAAAAACTCGGAAAAACCTCTAAAAAAGAACGGCACGTATTAATCATTTTCGCTTGCATTGTGTTTCTGTGGATTTTCAGAAGTCTAATCAATTCGTTACTTCCTGCCTTAGCACTTTCAGACACCATCATTAGTGTATTGGGTGCTATTGCCCTTTTCGCAATTCCTTTCAACTTAAAAACAGGCAATTTTGTATTGCAATGGAACGATACCGAAAAACTGGCCTGGGGTATTTTAATATTATTTGGTGGTGGTTTAGCGCTGGCCAATGGCATGTCGGCCACTGGTATTGTTGATGTAGTCGCAACGGCCATTTCAAATAGCAACATCAGTGTTTTGTTGATGGCCTCTGCCCTCATCTTCTTAATGCTGTTTATGACCGAACTGATGAGCAACGTGGCCCTAACAGCAGTTTTAGCTCCCGTAGTGGCAGGTATAGCCCTTGGTTTGAACATCCCCATTCTACACCTTTTAATTCCCGTTACTATAGCCAGTAGTTGTGCTTTTATGCTTCCCATGGCGACACCCCCCAATGCCATTGTTTTTGCTAGCGGTCACGTTAAAGTGAGTCAAATGGCGAGGGTTGGCATTGTTTTGAACATCATTTCGGTATTGCTTTTAATAACTTTGTTTAATTTTGTTCTGCCTTTGATTTTTTAG
- a CDS encoding Na(+)-translocating NADH-quinone reductase subunit F, which produces METTNRFDAAIKKLYTAFHSNTLNPECCKQCAVGNILDHTDSWKHLSDEHGSTKLNYVGLVHQNFGRTFNGYTPHELLNIEAIFLKACGYQLPLHHNNNKPIHPTDKTILFEGLSAVVTFLCELDGIPNVMDYTKLFEFEHDQMSL; this is translated from the coding sequence ATGGAAACCACCAATCGTTTTGATGCCGCCATTAAAAAGCTTTACACCGCTTTTCATTCTAATACCCTGAATCCTGAGTGTTGCAAGCAATGTGCCGTTGGAAACATTTTGGACCATACCGATAGTTGGAAACACCTTTCGGATGAACACGGATCCACCAAATTGAACTATGTGGGGCTGGTACACCAAAACTTCGGACGAACCTTTAACGGTTATACCCCTCATGAACTTTTGAATATTGAAGCCATCTTTTTAAAAGCCTGTGGATACCAACTTCCGCTTCACCATAATAACAATAAACCAATACATCCCACCGACAAAACCATTCTTTTTGAAGGATTGAGTGCTGTGGTTACTTTTCTATGTGAATTGGATGGCATTCCAAACGTCATGGATTATACCAAATTATTTGAGTTCGAACATGACCAAATGTCATTGTAA
- the nqrF gene encoding NADH:ubiquinone reductase (Na(+)-transporting) subunit F: MILAAGTLGTILATVAAFLTVTLLLVALLLFVKQKLSPSGPVKIKINGEKEIEVESGGSLLSTLGNKKIFLPSACGGGGTCIQCECHVLEGGGEALPTETPHFTRKELQHGARLACQVKVKQDMEITIPEEVFGIKKWEAEVVRNYNVASFIKEFVVRIPEDMNYKAGGYIQIEIPQCEIKYSDIDITAHPEEHETPDKFQAEWDKFGLWPLVMKNDEVVERAYSMASYPAEGRDIMLNVRIATPPWDRAKNGWMDVNPGVASSYIFSRKAGDKVTISGPYGEFFINESDAEMLYVGGGAGMAPMRSHLYHLFKTLETGRTVTYWYGGRSKRELFYLEHFYELERKFTNFKFFLALSEPLPEDNWKVKKDIHDAEGDGFVGFIHNCVIDNYLSKHDAPEDIELYFCGPPLMNKAVQKMGEDFGIPDENIRFDDFGG, encoded by the coding sequence ATGATATTAGCAGCAGGTACATTAGGAACCATTTTAGCAACCGTAGCCGCCTTTTTAACGGTAACCTTACTTTTGGTGGCCTTGCTATTGTTCGTAAAACAAAAACTTTCGCCATCTGGTCCGGTAAAGATCAAAATCAATGGTGAAAAAGAAATAGAAGTAGAATCAGGTGGAAGTTTACTTTCTACCTTGGGTAACAAAAAAATATTCTTGCCATCGGCTTGTGGTGGTGGTGGAACGTGTATCCAGTGTGAGTGCCACGTTCTTGAAGGAGGTGGTGAAGCACTTCCAACGGAAACACCACACTTTACGCGTAAAGAATTACAGCACGGTGCCCGTTTGGCTTGCCAGGTGAAGGTAAAGCAGGATATGGAAATCACCATCCCTGAAGAAGTGTTTGGTATTAAAAAATGGGAAGCCGAAGTAGTACGTAACTACAACGTAGCATCTTTCATTAAGGAATTCGTTGTACGTATTCCAGAGGATATGAATTACAAAGCGGGTGGATATATTCAAATTGAAATTCCACAATGCGAGATTAAATATTCTGATATCGACATTACGGCTCACCCAGAAGAGCACGAAACACCAGATAAGTTTCAAGCAGAATGGGATAAGTTTGGTCTTTGGCCATTGGTAATGAAAAACGATGAAGTGGTAGAGCGAGCTTATTCTATGGCTTCTTACCCAGCTGAAGGTCGCGATATTATGCTTAACGTACGTATTGCGACCCCGCCATGGGACAGAGCTAAAAATGGATGGATGGATGTAAACCCAGGGGTGGCTTCATCTTATATTTTCTCAAGAAAAGCAGGAGATAAGGTTACTATTTCAGGACCTTACGGTGAATTCTTCATTAATGAAAGTGATGCCGAAATGCTTTATGTTGGTGGTGGTGCTGGTATGGCACCAATGCGTTCGCACTTATACCACTTATTCAAAACATTGGAAACAGGCCGTACAGTGACCTATTGGTATGGTGGACGTTCTAAGCGTGAATTGTTCTACTTAGAGCATTTCTACGAATTGGAGCGTAAATTCACTAACTTTAAGTTCTTCTTGGCATTGTCTGAGCCATTACCAGAAGATAACTGGAAAGTGAAAAAAGACATCCACGATGCAGAAGGAGATGGTTTTGTTGGGTTTATCCACAATTGTGTGATTGATAACTACCTAAGTAAACACGACGCTCCAGAGGATATTGAATTGTATTTCTGTGGACCGCCATTAATGAACAAAGCGGTTCAAAAAATGGGAGAAGATTTTGGTATCCCAGATGAGAACATTAGATTCGACGACTTTGGTGGATAG
- the nqrE gene encoding NADH:ubiquinone reductase (Na(+)-transporting) subunit E, translated as MEHIELFFKSIFIDNMVFATFLGMCSYLAVSKKVSTAVGLGAAVIFVLAVTVPVNWLLDQYILQPGALKWLGAEYADYDLSFLSFIMFIATIATMVQLVEIVVEKFSPSLYNSLGIFLPLIAVNCAILGGSLFMQSREIQTIGLAFNYGISSGIGWFLAILAIAAIREKIRYSNVPAPLRGLGITFIITGLMAIGFMSFGGMLTGGDDEGKEQTETAKIEQAEQKEENKLAENTTTINE; from the coding sequence ATGGAACATATAGAATTATTTTTCAAATCGATTTTTATAGATAACATGGTATTTGCCACATTCTTGGGGATGTGTTCTTACCTTGCGGTATCTAAAAAAGTAAGTACAGCCGTTGGGCTTGGTGCTGCCGTAATCTTTGTATTGGCAGTAACCGTTCCTGTTAACTGGCTATTAGATCAATATATATTACAACCTGGAGCTTTAAAGTGGTTAGGTGCAGAGTATGCCGATTACGATTTAAGTTTCCTATCGTTTATCATGTTTATCGCAACTATTGCAACCATGGTACAGTTGGTTGAAATCGTGGTAGAGAAATTCTCTCCATCACTTTACAACTCTTTAGGAATATTCTTACCGCTTATCGCCGTAAACTGTGCGATTTTAGGAGGTTCTTTATTTATGCAGTCTCGTGAAATCCAAACCATAGGGTTGGCTTTTAACTACGGAATATCTTCAGGTATCGGTTGGTTCTTGGCTATTTTGGCCATTGCCGCCATTCGTGAAAAAATACGATACTCTAACGTTCCTGCTCCATTAAGAGGTTTGGGTATTACGTTTATCATTACCGGTTTAATGGCGATTGGATTTATGAGTTTTGGTGGTATGTTAACAGGTGGTGACGACGAAGGAAAAGAGCAAACCGAAACGGCAAAAATTGAGCAGGCCGAGCAAAAAGAAGAGAACAAATTAGCTGAAAACACCACTACAATAAACGAGTAA
- a CDS encoding NADH:ubiquinone reductase (Na(+)-transporting) subunit D codes for MGLLSKKDTKLITDPLADNNPITIQVLGICSALAITAQLKASIVMSLSVLFVLGAGNVVISLIRNIIPSKIRIIVQLTVVAALVIIVDQVLKAFAYSLSKELSVFIGLIITNCIIMGRFEAFALGNGPWKSFLDGIGNALGYAVILIIVGFFRELLGSGTLLGFKVLGDPIEKTGLYAIGYENNGFMLLSPMALIVVGIIIWVQRSRNKDLIED; via the coding sequence ATGGGATTACTTTCTAAAAAAGACACAAAATTAATTACAGATCCATTAGCGGATAACAACCCTATTACCATTCAGGTATTGGGTATCTGTTCGGCATTGGCTATTACGGCGCAGTTGAAAGCTTCAATTGTAATGTCGTTGTCTGTATTGTTCGTATTGGGGGCTGGTAACGTCGTTATCTCTTTAATTCGAAACATTATCCCATCAAAAATTAGGATCATCGTTCAGCTTACCGTTGTTGCTGCTTTGGTAATTATTGTAGACCAAGTGTTAAAAGCGTTTGCTTATTCTTTAAGTAAAGAACTTTCGGTTTTCATTGGTTTGATTATCACCAACTGTATCATTATGGGACGTTTTGAAGCCTTTGCTTTAGGTAATGGCCCTTGGAAATCGTTCTTGGACGGGATTGGTAACGCTTTGGGTTATGCCGTAATCTTGATAATTGTTGGGTTCTTTAGAGAGCTATTGGGTTCTGGAACCTTATTAGGATTCAAAGTGTTGGGAGACCCTATTGAGAAAACGGGATTGTACGCTATTGGTTATGAAAACAACGGATTTATGTTGTTGTCGCCTATGGCATTGATTGTTGTGGGTATCATTATTTGGGTACAACGTAGCAGAAACAAAGACTTAATTGAAGATTAA
- a CDS encoding Na(+)-translocating NADH-quinone reductase subunit C — MSNKTDSNAYTIIFAIGMVLVVGALLAFTAASLRPSIDKNREIETQQNILYAMGVNENDESSAQFVDASKAPDLFSQYIKKQLVITEGTNVKENDKAFLIDVKKEQAKAKEGEERRLPLFVGEKDGQNYYIAPIRGKGLWDAVWAYIAMDENMVIQGAYFDHKGETPGLGANIKERFFMDDFIGEHLLDNNGNFKGVEITKSNADPTNQDKTDNEVDAIAGATITGNGVAAMIKSDLSLYVPYFKTLKN; from the coding sequence ATGAGTAATAAAACAGATAGTAACGCATATACTATAATATTTGCCATAGGCATGGTATTGGTAGTTGGAGCATTATTAGCGTTCACTGCAGCGTCTTTAAGGCCTTCAATAGATAAAAACAGAGAAATTGAAACCCAGCAGAACATTTTGTATGCTATGGGCGTAAATGAAAACGACGAAAGCAGCGCGCAGTTTGTTGACGCTTCAAAAGCTCCCGATTTATTCAGCCAATACATCAAAAAACAATTGGTGATTACTGAAGGGACTAACGTGAAGGAAAACGATAAAGCATTTTTGATCGACGTTAAAAAAGAGCAGGCTAAAGCTAAAGAAGGTGAAGAAAGACGTTTGCCATTGTTCGTTGGTGAAAAGGACGGACAAAATTATTACATAGCTCCAATCCGTGGAAAAGGACTTTGGGATGCTGTTTGGGCATACATCGCTATGGACGAAAACATGGTGATTCAAGGGGCTTACTTCGACCACAAAGGGGAAACACCAGGTTTGGGAGCCAACATTAAAGAACGTTTCTTTATGGACGACTTTATTGGCGAGCACTTGTTGGACAACAACGGTAACTTTAAAGGGGTGGAAATCACAAAAAGTAACGCCGACCCAACCAACCAAGATAAAACCGATAACGAAGTAGATGCAATTGCAGGTGCTACAATTACAGGAAATGGTGTGGCAGCAATGATTAAAAGTGATTTGTCGTTGTACGTGCCGTATTTCAAAACTTTAAAAAATTAA
- a CDS encoding NADH:ubiquinone reductase (Na(+)-transporting) subunit B, which translates to MELKKRLHILKRKFRNKKMAPAFNALHTFLFLPDETTHGGTHIKAADDLKRTMNTVIMALVPCLIFGMFNAGYQHYVAIGAPVEFLSWDAFYIGLIKVLPLVIVSYGVGLAIEFLFAVIKGHEVEEGYLVTGMLVPLIVPVDLPLWMLAVAVAFGVVIGKEVFGGTGMNILNPALTIRAFLFFAYPTWMSGDKVWVHGAVDRAQEIAGGANLDAISGETILGSLAQGNPAGYSIADMFFGFIPGSVGETSTLLILLGGLFLIFTKIGSWRIMLSSVIGALVMGLIFNAVVSSGWIAESSKFYGLMSTEFWHHLLIGGFAFGTVFMATDPVTASQTNKGKWIYGFLVGFISILIRVFNPAYPEGVMLAILLMNVFAPTIDHYVVQGNVKKRMKRLKVKTA; encoded by the coding sequence ATGGAACTTAAAAAGAGATTACATATTTTAAAGAGAAAGTTCAGGAACAAAAAAATGGCTCCTGCTTTTAATGCCTTGCATACTTTCTTATTCCTGCCTGATGAAACCACTCATGGTGGTACACATATTAAAGCAGCAGACGATTTAAAGCGTACCATGAACACCGTAATCATGGCTTTGGTGCCTTGTTTGATTTTTGGTATGTTCAATGCCGGTTACCAACATTATGTAGCTATTGGTGCGCCGGTAGAATTCTTGTCTTGGGATGCCTTTTACATCGGTTTAATCAAAGTGTTGCCGTTAGTAATTGTGTCCTACGGTGTTGGTTTGGCCATTGAATTTTTATTCGCCGTAATTAAAGGTCACGAAGTAGAAGAAGGTTACTTAGTAACAGGTATGTTAGTGCCGCTAATTGTACCAGTAGATTTACCACTTTGGATGTTGGCCGTTGCCGTTGCTTTTGGCGTGGTGATTGGAAAAGAAGTTTTTGGAGGAACAGGAATGAACATTCTTAACCCTGCATTGACTATCCGTGCCTTTTTATTCTTCGCTTATCCAACTTGGATGTCGGGTGATAAAGTTTGGGTACACGGAGCTGTAGATCGCGCTCAGGAAATTGCCGGTGGAGCCAATCTTGATGCTATTTCGGGCGAAACCATTTTAGGTAGCTTGGCACAAGGTAATCCAGCAGGGTATTCCATAGCCGATATGTTCTTCGGATTTATTCCCGGTTCAGTAGGAGAAACATCAACTTTATTGATTCTTTTAGGTGGGTTGTTTTTAATCTTTACCAAAATTGGAAGTTGGAGAATCATGTTGTCATCTGTAATCGGTGCTTTGGTAATGGGCTTGATTTTCAATGCTGTTGTAAGTAGCGGATGGATTGCAGAAAGCAGTAAGTTTTACGGATTGATGAGTACTGAATTCTGGCACCATTTATTAATTGGTGGATTTGCTTTTGGTACGGTATTTATGGCTACCGACCCGGTAACGGCTTCTCAAACCAACAAAGGAAAATGGATCTACGGATTTTTGGTTGGTTTTATTTCCATCCTTATCCGTGTGTTCAACCCGGCTTACCCAGAAGGTGTGATGTTGGCCATCTTATTGATGAACGTATTTGCACCAACCATCGATCACTACGTGGTACAAGGTAATGTGAAGAAAAGAATGAAACGTTTAAAAGTTAAAACGGCTTAA